The following proteins come from a genomic window of Chryseobacterium glaciei:
- the egtD gene encoding L-histidine N(alpha)-methyltransferase gives MNLRLHPDSQVKNDHIDGFRSDVLEGLHGNPKKLSSKYFYNKKGDHLFQKIMTMPEYYLTKSELDIFKNKTADLANLITPDNEPFDLIELGAGDAMKSTFLLKYLVEKGTDFSYMPIDISGNILSILNKKLSQEIPTLKIIPLEGEYFEMLQKAASLSSRRKVILFLGSNIGNMSLEETENFCKDLNQNLASDDVVLIGFDLKKNPHIILNAYNDKEGITAAFNLNLLTRINTELDADFDLKEFQHYQTYDPVSGACKSYLVSLKDQNVTIGNDLISFKENELIDMEISQKFSPEKIQELSEKSGFKIIGEIKDSKKWFVDTVWQVK, from the coding sequence ATGAACTTAAGGTTACATCCAGATTCTCAGGTAAAAAATGATCATATTGATGGTTTTCGGTCTGATGTGTTAGAGGGCTTACACGGCAACCCTAAAAAGTTATCTTCAAAATATTTTTACAATAAAAAAGGAGATCATCTTTTTCAGAAAATTATGACAATGCCGGAATATTATCTCACAAAATCGGAGCTGGATATATTCAAAAATAAAACGGCAGATCTTGCCAATTTAATTACTCCTGACAATGAACCGTTTGATTTGATAGAACTGGGAGCAGGCGACGCCATGAAATCTACTTTTTTACTTAAATATCTTGTAGAAAAAGGAACCGATTTTAGTTATATGCCGATTGATATTTCAGGAAATATTCTTTCGATATTAAATAAAAAACTGAGCCAGGAAATTCCGACTTTAAAGATTATTCCATTGGAAGGAGAGTATTTTGAAATGCTTCAAAAAGCGGCTTCTTTATCTTCCCGAAGAAAAGTTATTTTATTTTTAGGAAGCAATATCGGAAATATGAGCCTTGAAGAAACTGAAAATTTCTGTAAAGATTTAAACCAAAACTTAGCTTCAGATGATGTGGTTTTAATAGGTTTTGATCTAAAGAAAAATCCGCACATTATTTTAAACGCTTATAACGATAAAGAAGGCATTACCGCAGCGTTTAACCTCAATCTTTTAACTCGAATCAATACAGAGCTTGATGCAGATTTTGATTTGAAAGAATTTCAGCATTATCAAACCTACGATCCGGTAAGTGGAGCTTGTAAAAGTTATTTGGTAAGCTTAAAAGACCAAAATGTCACTATCGGAAATGACTTAATTTCATTTAAAGAAAACGAACTCATTGACATGGAAATTTCACAAAAATTTTCACCCGAAAAAATACAGGAATTAAGTGAAAAATCTGGTTTTAAAATAATCGGAGAAATTAAAGATTCCAAAAAATGGTTTGTAGATACCGTCTGGCAAGTAAAATAA
- a CDS encoding type I polyketide synthase yields the protein MKNLTIFGLTPFEKPDANLMLAMQQAGAFPILSLGHQLTTAQQALNQLEQADIPSYGICFSNDKLTSLQLSEKVTFAILPFGSRFNSNSEVSIIYQVTSLQEAKKAEQSGAKGIIIKGNEAGGLVGYESTFILFQRIIKEIKNIPVWVQGGIGLHTAAAVKALGATGIVLDSQLALFPESSVPKDIKDLCSKLNGTETKIIANHRVLVRPNSPALPENITAEDLRKHFTDLNITKSYIPMGQDISLATDLYEDFKNLKKMVFGFKEAMYGHLKQAKVLQVINQDNILAKDLGLKYPIAQGPMTRVSDVPSFANAVAEAGALPFVALSLLKGQQAKALVMDTKKLAGEKTWGVGILGFAPQELREEQTSYILEAKPPVVLIAGGRPAQAKIFEKAGIKTFLHVPSPALLDIFLKEGATNFIFEGRECGGHVGPLSSTVLWEKQIERILKEEHPENISVFFAGGIHNDFSTAFVSIMAAPLAARGVKVGVLIGTAYLYTQEAVTCGAIQEEFQVQALQAEETVLLETAPGHETRCLDTAFAQHFNNEKAKLIAAGTDKKEVWEKLEKLNVGRLRIAAKGVERQGDQLVTIPKEEQLDLGMYMIGQVATMHEKVITLDELHQNVSIDNHQYIQNAALPEEPTSNEKALDIAIVGMECIFPDAKNLEEYWRNIILGKDSVTEVPDERWNKELYYHPDSNESDVSHSKWGGFIPKIDFDPLEFGIPPQSLAAIEPTQLLTLLVAKRAMENAGYGDKHTNRENISVIIGAEGGNDLANSYSFRGFYKQVFGELHQEVKEAFPHTTEDSFPGILANVIAGRITNRLDLGGRNFTVDAACASSLAALELACQELILNKSDMVLAGGADLHNGINDYLMFSSTHALSRKGRCATFDSDADGIALGEGVAIIVLKRYDDAVRDGDRIYSVIKGVGGSSDGKALGLTAPRKIGQVRALERAYAQAGISPASVGLVEAHGTGTVVGDKTELSALTNLFSRSGALPGQTHLGSVKTQIGHTKCAAGLAGLIKASLAVYHGVKPPTLHLQHPNAYYNAQTSPFAFYAESGLWSEKNRYAGISAFGFGGTNFHAVIANHPKQDDSAVLQSWPSELFVFRGETYDEAKIQLNQIKSLLEVNDTISLKNIAYSLAVSSEKQVQLSIVADTTEHLMMNIELALSGIESKDTFTINKRDGKVAFLFPGQGSQRINMARDLFVAFPEMRKLINSYPELEKVVFPSTTFNEATLKQQKETIKDTRLAQPLLGIVDLALAKLLQSIGIVPDMLAGHSYGELPALCFAGVFEEEKLVDLSIKRAQSILDSVEGGDPGTMIAVSSTRENLQPILDTVEGCYPVNYNAPTQCVVAGSTEAINKLMEILKQERISAKKLEVACAFHSPLLAKSKRLYETVLQGVSFEEMQIPVWSNTTATTYPTAVSEIKERLTNHLVQPVRFVEELQAMYEDGARIFIEVGPGKVLAGLTKSCLDKEHVTLSVEDSNGNKLTYLLSMLAQYLGTGRNFNIAKLFEGRNVQVIQIDQPELYKKSPAIWRVNGQAAHPTTGTLPANGALPIITPIQMNNFTNNQAPVIETQSNTERMLQEYLNSMQLMIQAQRDVMLTFLGQNPQVSPSPVYVSQVPAHSNSHAPIISAPLNDGVEKTIIIPVKQAPTKDIKTLLLQVVSDKTGYPHEMLGMEMDLEADLSIDSIKRVEIIGTLKSELGSFSSNSTNEDTIMEQLASIKTLNGLVSWLTEYSGASNTSEKVTPVETTASTAQNKSAFSLEELQTAILDIVSEKTGYPKEMLGLDLDLEADLSIDSIKRMEIIGELKTKIGFGEDLEQADDLMEKLAAIKTLSGLASWINEMSGNNTPEPIQNLLSRLRFDLTPTDVSLIENNEILQGKRFAITQDNSNQNLAIKNALEKHGAIAELVDTDKDLTNFDGLIILDLFSSAVKQNIIDHVDLIKRLDLDKTQWIYLISDIPAHVQELTDTTLLRHYKGYPGFFKSLAREFENTNCRLISLNSPQQVDQIADIILKEILTTDKPSEVIYKNDQRHKINIIPSPLATGLSEAHIQLDKDSVVLVLGGAQGITSELAKHMSQAYPCTYILVGRSEDPRNQATNKELEAFKSKEEIRAYLIKSGTFTSPSEIEKETIKVFKNNQILRTIRDMEQMGNTIVYQSLDLCDEDRLSELINSIYEKYNRLDGVIHGAGLLEDKLFKQKTTSSFGRVFDTKVKPLRVLAEKLRTDCQFVVLFSSIASVYGNKGQTDYAAANSVLDDYANALNKKLKGKVISINWGPWKGAGMVSSTLETEYERRGISLIPLEQGKEIFLNEIKYGTESQVLIMSGNNW from the coding sequence ATGAAAAACTTAACCATTTTTGGACTAACGCCTTTTGAAAAACCGGATGCCAACCTAATGCTTGCAATGCAACAGGCTGGCGCATTTCCCATCCTAAGCTTAGGGCATCAATTAACGACCGCACAACAAGCACTAAATCAGCTTGAACAGGCAGATATACCTTCTTATGGTATTTGCTTTTCTAATGATAAACTTACCTCACTTCAACTTTCAGAGAAGGTGACATTTGCAATTCTTCCGTTTGGATCTAGGTTTAATTCCAACTCAGAAGTATCAATTATTTATCAGGTAACCAGTTTACAGGAAGCCAAAAAAGCGGAACAATCAGGAGCAAAAGGAATTATCATAAAAGGAAATGAAGCAGGCGGACTTGTCGGCTACGAATCAACTTTTATATTATTTCAACGCATCATTAAAGAAATCAAAAACATTCCTGTTTGGGTACAAGGAGGAATCGGACTTCATACTGCGGCAGCGGTAAAAGCGTTGGGAGCAACCGGTATTGTACTGGATAGTCAACTTGCTTTATTCCCGGAAAGTTCCGTTCCAAAAGACATCAAAGATCTCTGTTCAAAACTTAATGGAACAGAAACTAAAATCATAGCCAATCATCGTGTATTGGTGAGACCTAATTCTCCTGCATTACCCGAAAATATAACCGCTGAAGATCTTAGAAAACACTTTACAGATCTTAATATCACCAAGAGTTATATCCCTATGGGACAAGATATTTCCTTGGCAACAGACCTTTATGAAGACTTTAAAAATCTAAAGAAAATGGTTTTTGGATTTAAAGAAGCAATGTATGGTCATCTGAAGCAGGCAAAAGTTCTTCAGGTTATCAATCAGGATAATATTTTAGCTAAAGATTTAGGTTTAAAATATCCAATTGCCCAAGGGCCAATGACACGTGTGAGCGATGTTCCGTCATTTGCCAATGCCGTTGCAGAAGCAGGAGCTTTACCTTTTGTTGCTTTATCTTTATTAAAAGGTCAACAGGCAAAAGCCTTGGTAATGGATACTAAAAAATTAGCAGGCGAAAAAACATGGGGTGTGGGAATTTTAGGATTTGCCCCTCAGGAATTAAGAGAAGAACAAACATCTTATATATTAGAAGCTAAACCTCCCGTTGTATTAATTGCCGGAGGAAGGCCAGCCCAAGCAAAAATATTTGAAAAAGCAGGAATAAAAACATTTTTACATGTTCCTTCTCCCGCTTTATTAGATATTTTCTTGAAAGAAGGCGCGACCAACTTTATCTTCGAAGGACGTGAATGTGGTGGCCATGTGGGCCCACTTTCAAGCACAGTTCTTTGGGAAAAACAAATCGAACGTATTTTAAAAGAAGAACATCCTGAAAATATCAGCGTATTTTTTGCAGGAGGAATTCATAACGATTTTTCTACAGCTTTCGTTTCGATAATGGCTGCTCCATTAGCAGCAAGAGGTGTAAAAGTTGGCGTATTAATAGGAACAGCTTATCTATATACCCAAGAGGCAGTTACTTGTGGAGCCATTCAGGAAGAATTCCAGGTACAAGCTTTACAGGCAGAAGAAACCGTTTTATTAGAAACCGCTCCGGGACACGAAACCAGATGTTTAGACACTGCATTTGCTCAACATTTTAATAATGAAAAAGCAAAACTGATCGCAGCCGGAACAGATAAAAAAGAGGTTTGGGAAAAACTCGAAAAATTAAACGTAGGTCGTTTAAGAATTGCAGCAAAAGGTGTAGAACGTCAAGGCGATCAATTGGTTACCATTCCTAAAGAAGAGCAACTGGATTTAGGCATGTACATGATCGGACAGGTTGCTACCATGCATGAAAAAGTTATCACTCTTGATGAACTTCATCAAAATGTGAGCATAGACAATCATCAATATATTCAAAATGCAGCATTACCGGAAGAGCCGACATCCAATGAAAAAGCATTGGATATCGCTATTGTAGGCATGGAATGTATTTTCCCTGATGCAAAAAATTTAGAAGAATATTGGCGCAATATTATTTTAGGAAAAGACAGTGTAACAGAAGTTCCGGACGAAAGATGGAATAAAGAACTGTATTATCACCCGGACTCAAATGAATCAGATGTATCTCACTCAAAATGGGGCGGATTTATTCCTAAAATTGATTTCGATCCTTTAGAATTTGGAATTCCACCACAGTCTCTTGCTGCCATTGAACCTACGCAATTGCTAACCTTATTGGTTGCCAAACGTGCGATGGAAAATGCAGGCTATGGTGACAAACATACAAACAGAGAAAACATTTCTGTAATTATTGGTGCTGAAGGTGGAAATGACCTTGCCAACAGCTACAGTTTCAGAGGATTTTATAAACAGGTTTTCGGGGAGCTTCATCAAGAAGTTAAAGAAGCATTTCCGCATACAACAGAAGATTCATTCCCCGGTATTTTAGCGAATGTTATCGCAGGAAGAATTACCAATCGTCTGGATCTTGGGGGAAGAAACTTTACCGTAGATGCCGCATGCGCTTCTTCTCTGGCAGCTCTTGAATTGGCATGTCAGGAATTGATCTTAAATAAATCAGATATGGTTCTTGCGGGCGGAGCCGATTTACATAACGGAATCAATGATTACCTCATGTTCTCCAGCACCCATGCCCTTTCCAGAAAAGGAAGATGTGCCACCTTCGACAGTGATGCAGACGGAATTGCCCTTGGTGAGGGCGTTGCCATTATTGTTTTAAAACGATATGATGATGCGGTACGCGATGGTGACCGTATTTACTCTGTGATTAAAGGAGTTGGAGGATCCAGTGATGGTAAAGCTTTAGGTCTTACTGCTCCGAGAAAAATCGGTCAGGTAAGAGCATTGGAGCGCGCATACGCCCAAGCTGGTATCAGTCCTGCATCCGTTGGATTGGTCGAAGCACATGGTACAGGAACTGTTGTTGGAGATAAAACTGAATTAAGTGCCCTTACCAATTTATTCAGTCGTTCAGGTGCATTGCCCGGACAGACTCATTTAGGTTCTGTAAAAACACAAATCGGACATACAAAGTGTGCGGCGGGATTAGCAGGATTAATTAAAGCTTCTTTAGCAGTTTATCACGGAGTAAAACCTCCTACTCTTCATTTACAGCATCCTAATGCTTATTATAACGCTCAAACCAGTCCATTTGCTTTTTATGCAGAAAGTGGATTATGGAGCGAGAAAAACCGTTATGCAGGAATCAGTGCTTTTGGATTTGGGGGAACTAATTTCCATGCTGTCATTGCCAATCATCCTAAACAAGACGATTCTGCGGTATTGCAATCTTGGCCTTCGGAATTATTTGTATTCCGTGGAGAGACTTATGATGAGGCTAAAATTCAATTAAATCAAATTAAATCTTTACTTGAAGTAAACGATACTATTTCATTAAAGAATATTGCTTACAGTTTAGCCGTTAGTTCAGAAAAACAAGTTCAGTTAAGCATTGTTGCAGACACCACCGAACATTTGATGATGAACATCGAACTGGCACTTTCCGGAATTGAAAGCAAAGACACTTTCACTATTAATAAAAGAGACGGTAAAGTAGCATTTTTATTCCCTGGACAAGGTAGCCAGAGAATCAATATGGCTCGTGATCTTTTCGTTGCTTTCCCCGAAATGCGAAAATTAATCAATTCATATCCTGAATTGGAAAAAGTAGTTTTCCCTTCAACCACTTTTAACGAAGCAACATTAAAACAGCAAAAAGAAACCATTAAAGATACCCGATTAGCACAACCTCTTTTAGGAATTGTTGATCTTGCTTTAGCTAAACTCCTACAATCTATTGGGATTGTTCCGGATATGTTGGCGGGTCACAGTTATGGAGAATTACCTGCTTTATGTTTTGCAGGCGTTTTCGAAGAAGAAAAATTGGTTGATTTAAGTATCAAGAGAGCGCAATCTATTTTAGATTCTGTAGAAGGCGGTGATCCCGGAACAATGATCGCAGTAAGCTCAACAAGAGAAAATCTACAACCTATTTTAGATACCGTTGAAGGTTGCTATCCTGTAAATTACAATGCGCCAACGCAATGTGTGGTAGCAGGAAGTACAGAAGCCATTAACAAATTAATGGAAATCCTTAAACAGGAACGTATTTCTGCTAAAAAGCTGGAAGTTGCATGTGCTTTCCACAGTCCGTTATTAGCTAAATCTAAACGTTTATACGAAACTGTTTTACAAGGTGTTTCTTTTGAAGAAATGCAGATTCCGGTTTGGTCGAATACAACAGCCACAACTTATCCGACAGCAGTTTCAGAAATAAAAGAAAGACTAACCAACCACTTAGTACAGCCTGTAAGATTTGTAGAAGAACTTCAGGCAATGTACGAAGACGGCGCAAGAATATTTATCGAAGTGGGCCCTGGAAAAGTATTGGCAGGATTAACCAAATCTTGTTTAGATAAAGAACATGTAACGTTATCTGTAGAAGACAGTAATGGGAATAAATTGACTTATCTGCTTTCTATGCTGGCTCAATATTTAGGAACAGGTCGTAATTTTAATATTGCTAAACTTTTTGAAGGTCGTAATGTTCAGGTAATTCAAATCGATCAACCTGAATTATACAAGAAAAGCCCTGCCATCTGGCGTGTGAACGGACAGGCAGCTCACCCAACAACAGGTACATTGCCTGCCAATGGTGCATTACCAATCATAACTCCAATTCAAATGAACAACTTTACAAATAACCAAGCTCCTGTGATTGAAACTCAATCTAATACTGAACGTATGTTGCAGGAATATTTAAACAGCATGCAACTTATGATACAGGCTCAACGTGATGTGATGCTAACGTTCTTGGGACAAAATCCTCAAGTAAGCCCTTCTCCTGTTTATGTTTCACAAGTTCCGGCTCATTCAAACAGCCATGCACCAATCATCTCTGCTCCTTTAAATGACGGTGTTGAAAAAACGATTATTATTCCGGTAAAACAAGCTCCGACAAAGGATATTAAAACGTTATTGCTTCAGGTTGTAAGTGATAAAACAGGATATCCTCACGAAATGTTGGGCATGGAAATGGACTTGGAAGCTGATTTAAGTATTGATTCAATTAAAAGAGTTGAAATCATTGGTACACTGAAATCTGAACTTGGTTCTTTCTCCTCAAATAGTACAAATGAAGATACCATCATGGAGCAATTGGCTTCGATAAAAACCTTAAACGGTTTGGTTTCTTGGTTAACAGAATATTCAGGAGCATCAAACACTTCAGAAAAAGTTACACCTGTAGAAACAACAGCTTCAACGGCTCAAAATAAATCTGCATTCTCTCTTGAAGAACTTCAGACAGCAATTCTGGATATAGTAAGCGAAAAAACAGGATATCCAAAAGAAATGTTAGGTCTAGACCTTGATTTGGAAGCAGATTTAAGCATCGACTCCATCAAACGTATGGAAATCATTGGTGAGCTTAAAACCAAAATAGGTTTCGGTGAAGATTTAGAACAGGCGGATGATTTAATGGAAAAATTAGCTGCCATCAAAACATTGAGCGGATTAGCTTCTTGGATCAATGAAATGAGCGGAAATAACACTCCAGAACCTATTCAGAATTTACTATCCCGTCTTCGATTTGATTTAACGCCAACGGATGTTTCTTTAATCGAAAATAATGAAATCCTGCAAGGAAAACGTTTTGCAATCACTCAAGACAACAGCAACCAAAATTTGGCTATCAAAAATGCCCTTGAAAAGCATGGAGCAATCGCTGAATTGGTGGATACAGACAAAGATCTTACGAATTTCGACGGATTAATTATTCTTGACTTATTCTCATCTGCCGTAAAGCAAAATATTATTGATCATGTTGATTTAATTAAAAGATTAGACCTTGATAAGACTCAATGGATTTATCTGATTTCAGATATTCCGGCACATGTTCAGGAACTTACAGACACGACTCTTTTACGTCATTATAAAGGATATCCGGGTTTTTTCAAAAGCTTAGCTAGAGAATTTGAAAACACGAATTGTAGATTAATCAGCTTAAACTCTCCTCAACAGGTAGATCAAATTGCTGATATCATTTTAAAAGAAATATTAACAACCGACAAACCCTCTGAAGTTATTTATAAAAATGATCAAAGACATAAAATAAACATCATCCCATCGCCTTTGGCAACAGGATTGAGTGAAGCACACATCCAATTAGATAAAGATTCAGTTGTTTTAGTTCTTGGAGGCGCACAGGGAATTACTTCCGAACTCGCAAAACACATGTCACAGGCTTATCCGTGTACTTATATTTTGGTGGGAAGATCAGAAGATCCAAGAAATCAGGCAACGAATAAAGAATTAGAAGCATTTAAATCGAAGGAAGAAATAAGAGCATATCTTATTAAATCCGGAACATTCACTTCGCCTTCTGAAATCGAAAAAGAAACAATAAAAGTTTTCAAAAACAATCAGATTCTACGTACCATCCGCGATATGGAACAAATGGGAAATACGATTGTTTACCAATCATTAGACCTTTGTGATGAAGACAGATTATCTGAATTAATCAATTCGATTTACGAAAAATACAACCGTTTAGACGGGGTAATTCATGGGGCTGGTCTTTTGGAAGATAAATTATTCAAACAAAAAACAACAAGTTCTTTCGGACGTGTGTTTGATACCAAAGTAAAACCACTTCGTGTATTAGCAGAAAAACTGCGCACAGATTGTCAGTTTGTAGTGTTATTCTCAAGCATTGCGTCCGTTTACGGGAACAAAGGTCAGACCGATTACGCTGCCGCTAACTCTGTATTGGATGATTACGCAAATGCTTTAAATAAGAAATTAAAAGGAAAAGTAATTTCCATCAACTGGGGTCCTTGGAAAGGTGCCGGAATGGTTTCATCGACACTGGAAACAGAATATGAACGCCGAGGTATTTCTTTAATTCCATTGGAACAAGGAAAGGAAATTTTTCTGAATGAAATAAAATACGGAACTGAAAGTCAGGTATTGATCATGTCCGGAAATAATTGGTAA